The following coding sequences lie in one Candidatus Neptunochlamydia sp. REUL1 genomic window:
- a CDS encoding transposase, translated as MQQVEMICLEDLVPESYNYRKFAKIWSFSFVEKRLRKLEKDNPHKGYRLLRIFKCLLLQFLENCSDRELERFIQENTAARWFCGFNLRDNTPDHTVFCQHTSVDMQTGLINKVAITPANITDASGFKHVCPSQGASYMDKGYCISPAPRIAKAKGVHLGAIKKNNMKGKNKDQDRWYSSVRAPHERVFSQIEKRVRHRGIAKNQFSSFMQAICYNLKRLAVLDPPNLCLS; from the coding sequence ATGCAACAAGTTGAGATGATTTGCTTAGAAGACTTGGTTCCAGAAAGCTACAATTACCGTAAATTTGCCAAGATTTGGTCATTTAGTTTTGTGGAGAAAAGACTCAGGAAACTGGAAAAGGACAATCCCCATAAAGGGTATCGCTTGCTGCGGATATTCAAGTGTTTATTGCTGCAGTTTCTGGAGAACTGCAGCGATAGAGAATTAGAACGCTTTATCCAAGAAAACACTGCAGCTCGATGGTTTTGTGGGTTTAACCTGAGAGACAATACCCCAGATCACACAGTCTTTTGTCAGCATACCAGTGTAGACATGCAGACAGGTCTTATCAATAAGGTTGCGATTACTCCGGCTAATATTACAGATGCCTCAGGTTTCAAACACGTCTGTCCCTCTCAGGGAGCTAGCTATATGGACAAGGGCTATTGTATAAGTCCCGCGCCCAGAATAGCTAAGGCAAAGGGGGTACATCTAGGCGCTATCAAAAAGAATAACATGAAGGGCAAAAATAAAGATCAGGATCGGTGGTACAGTTCCGTGAGGGCCCCTCATGAGCGGGTCTTTTCGCAAATAGAGAAACGAGTGAGGCATCGAGGAATCGCGAAAAATCAGTTTTCAAGTTTTATGCAAGCTATTTGTTACAATCTGAAGAGGCTAGCGGTTCTAGATCCCCCAAATTTGTGTCTCTCCTAG
- a CDS encoding IS630 transposase-related protein — MTYSLDFRKKVLSIRSKEKLSFAQVARRFGVSVNSVFLWSKRLEPRRTKIRPAIKIDREILMEDIKKYPDAFNYERAHRLKVSTSGIRCAMKRLRISYKKNSQPSQGLRNKKTNLSRKNRRI; from the coding sequence ATGACATATTCGCTAGATTTTAGAAAAAAAGTTCTATCGATCCGAAGCAAAGAAAAATTAAGCTTTGCCCAAGTAGCAAGACGCTTTGGAGTAAGTGTAAATAGTGTGTTTCTCTGGTCTAAGAGGTTAGAGCCGAGGCGCACTAAAATCAGACCTGCAATAAAGATTGATAGAGAGATCTTGATGGAGGATATCAAGAAATACCCTGATGCCTTCAACTATGAACGAGCACATCGTCTCAAAGTAAGCACTTCAGGCATTCGGTGTGCCATGAAGAGGTTAAGAATTAGCTATAAAAAAAACTCTCAACCATCCCAAGGCCTGCGAAACAAAAAGACAAATCTTTCAAGGAAAAATCGCAGAATATAA
- a CDS encoding transposase, which produces MYLTPYSPDLNPIEHKWAQAKSKRRKYQCGIDELFKEHCL; this is translated from the coding sequence GTGTACCTTACTCCCTATTCTCCTGATCTAAACCCTATTGAACACAAGTGGGCACAGGCAAAGTCTAAGCGAAGAAAATATCAATGTGGAATAGACGAACTTTTCAAGGAGCACTGCCTATAA
- a CDS encoding IS630 family transposase, giving the protein MAEYKRLGKPIVYIDESGFAHDMPRTHGYSKIGQRCFGTHDWGAKGRTNAIGALLGTSLLTLALFECNINTDAFSIWAEEDLLPKLPSESILVMDNASFHKSKSMQEKIQAAGHTLEYLPPYSPDLNPIEHKWAQAKSKRRKYQCGIDELFKEHCL; this is encoded by the coding sequence ATCGCAGAATATAAACGTTTGGGAAAGCCAATTGTATATATTGATGAAAGCGGGTTTGCCCATGATATGCCCCGCACCCACGGTTACTCCAAAATAGGACAGCGATGTTTTGGCACTCATGATTGGGGAGCAAAAGGGAGAACAAATGCAATAGGGGCATTACTTGGAACAAGCCTCCTTACACTTGCGTTATTCGAGTGCAATATTAATACAGACGCCTTTTCCATTTGGGCAGAGGAGGACTTGCTACCGAAACTTCCCTCTGAAAGTATTCTGGTTATGGATAATGCTTCATTCCATAAAAGCAAATCTATGCAAGAGAAGATCCAGGCTGCAGGCCATACCTTGGAATATCTTCCTCCCTATTCCCCTGATCTAAACCCTATTGAACACAAGTGGGCACAGGCAAAGTCTAAGCGAAGAAAATATCAATGTGGAATAGACGAACTTTTCAAGGAGCACTGCCTATAA
- a CDS encoding IS3 family transposase: MDLFSRKIVGHAVEGHMKKELVIKALKQAVNRRGAQKKKVIFHSDQGVQYGANELNKYMKQLGFVGSMSGKGSCFDNAAMESFFSSYKRECVHNQAYESLEVAQKETFNYIECYYNNKRKHSTLEYLSPNEFEKKHENSLC; the protein is encoded by the coding sequence ATTGACCTTTTTTCAAGAAAGATCGTGGGGCATGCTGTGGAAGGACATATGAAGAAAGAACTTGTTATCAAAGCTCTTAAGCAAGCAGTAAATAGAAGAGGAGCTCAAAAGAAGAAAGTGATTTTTCATAGCGACCAAGGGGTGCAATACGGAGCCAATGAGCTGAATAAATATATGAAGCAACTAGGTTTTGTAGGAAGCATGAGTGGGAAAGGTAGTTGCTTTGATAATGCGGCTATGGAAAGCTTTTTCAGTTCTTACAAAAGAGAGTGTGTTCACAATCAGGCTTATGAATCACTAGAAGTTGCTCAGAAAGAAACGTTTAACTATATAGAATGCTATTACAACAACAAACGCAAACATTCAACATTGGAGTATTTGAGCCCAAATGAATTTGAGAAAAAACATGAAAATAGTCTATGTTAG
- a CDS encoding ISAs1 family transposase yields MSKKQVAKFYSEVDQPLDQQAFIESIEIEFKDIQDPRAKDNLSYPLVALLVIILAAVIAGANAIIHIHEYACTKISLFQRLLGIKKPPSYTVFWWLLVMLNPQKLQETFIRWMKALPVEVKKQIIAIDGKRLNGASKQTVHLVSAWETGRSLLLGQVKTEEKSNEITAIPELIKAIDIKGSIITIDAAGCQKKIVEDIRRAGGDYVIALKGNQGTLHDEAQNFFDQAREVEYEGAECARAKKIEKAHGRIEEREVAVASNLEWLDCREEWQDLKTLIEVTSRREVRGKVSVEKRHYISSLSLIPQEAIKLVRGHWGIENHLHWMMDVVFKEDACCISTGNAPENFAVFRRMAQSILQVDAKGTKGIAKRRRLAGWNDSYLIKLLGILINDTSVKSFL; encoded by the coding sequence ATGTCAAAGAAACAAGTGGCCAAGTTCTATTCTGAAGTAGATCAACCCCTAGATCAGCAAGCCTTCATTGAGTCCATAGAAATAGAATTCAAAGATATCCAAGATCCACGTGCTAAAGATAACTTGTCGTATCCGTTGGTTGCCCTACTAGTCATTATCTTAGCAGCGGTCATAGCTGGGGCTAATGCTATCATCCATATTCATGAGTATGCATGTACAAAAATCAGCTTATTCCAACGGCTTCTTGGAATCAAAAAACCTCCCAGCTATACAGTGTTTTGGTGGCTTCTCGTTATGCTAAACCCCCAAAAATTACAAGAGACTTTCATTCGATGGATGAAAGCTCTTCCTGTTGAAGTGAAAAAGCAAATTATCGCAATCGATGGTAAAAGGCTCAATGGGGCATCCAAGCAAACAGTTCATCTTGTCTCGGCTTGGGAAACAGGTCGAAGTTTGTTGCTAGGCCAAGTCAAAACAGAGGAAAAATCAAATGAAATTACTGCCATTCCAGAATTGATAAAAGCCATAGATATCAAAGGATCAATTATCACTATTGACGCTGCAGGCTGTCAGAAAAAAATTGTGGAAGACATTCGCAGGGCAGGAGGCGATTACGTGATAGCTCTAAAAGGCAACCAAGGAACTTTACATGATGAAGCCCAAAACTTCTTCGATCAGGCAAGGGAGGTTGAATATGAAGGGGCAGAGTGTGCTAGGGCCAAGAAAATTGAAAAAGCTCATGGAAGAATCGAGGAGCGAGAAGTTGCTGTAGCCAGTAACCTAGAATGGTTAGACTGTCGAGAAGAGTGGCAAGACTTAAAGACTCTTATCGAAGTAACTTCAAGACGAGAAGTTAGGGGGAAAGTTAGCGTAGAAAAACGTCACTACATCTCAAGCCTTTCTTTAATTCCTCAGGAGGCGATAAAGCTAGTGCGAGGGCACTGGGGAATAGAGAACCATCTTCATTGGATGATGGACGTAGTTTTCAAAGAAGATGCCTGTTGTATAAGCACGGGTAATGCCCCTGAGAATTTTGCGGTTTTTCGGCGAATGGCGCAGTCGATACTTCAGGTAGATGCAAAGGGAACAAAAGGGATAGCAAAGAGACGGCGCCTAGCTGGGTGGAACGATAGCTATCTTATTAAACTACTTGGAATATTAATCAACGACACCTCTGTAAAGTCTTTTTTATGA
- a CDS encoding IS3 family transposase codes for MECYYNTKRRHSTLGYLSPTKFEEKYQKSLY; via the coding sequence ATAGAGTGTTATTACAATACTAAAAGAAGACACTCAACATTGGGATACCTAAGCCCAACAAAATTTGAAGAAAAGTACCAAAAAAGCCTATATTAA